A window of the Brassica napus cultivar Da-Ae chromosome A2, Da-Ae, whole genome shotgun sequence genome harbors these coding sequences:
- the LOC106353844 gene encoding zinc finger protein ZAT1-like, giving the protein MSESASGSTLPSLETSNNETVLIGGPDLKREDGAHQIKGERKMIVDEADSTGSGSPLTAVEEAGLILVAMSKGQRPENSQNWNAIDRLLATPNGKEEYYETDLDSDDDNKEVKYKSVAELLTQNVETLTEDNGEDDEDNDADETNLVTREKKCKKEFICDVCGKVFGSYQALGGHRTSHKCKRLKICDKNDQDRELVPNKKNDQDRRHQCGVCGREFESGQALGGHMKTHYI; this is encoded by the coding sequence ATGTCAGAATCAGCGAGTGGCTCGACCCTTCCATCGCTAGAGACATCCAACAATGAAACCGTTTTGATTGGGGGACCAGATCTAAAGAGAGAAGACGGTGCACATCAAATAAAAGGCGAGAGAAAGATGATCGTGGACGAGGCAGATTCTACCGGGTCTGGTAGTCCTTTGACAGCTGTCGAAGAAGCTGGTTTAATTCTTGTAGCAATGTCTAAGGGGCAGAGGCCAGAAAATTCTCAGAATTGGAATGCTATTGATCGTTTGTTAGCAACTCCAAACGGTAAAGAAGAATATTACGAAACAGATTTAGATTCTGATGATGATAATAAAGAAGTCAAATACAAGTCTGTTGCTGAGCTTCTCACTCAAAACGTGGAAACCCTAACAGAAGACAACGGTGAAGATGATGAGGATAATGATGCTGACGAAACAAATTTGGTTACGAGAGAGAAAAAGTGTAAGAAAGAATTTATATGTGATGTATGTGGAAAAGTTTTTGGTTCGTATCAGGCATTAGGTGGTCATCGAACGAGCCATAAGTGCAAACGGTTGAAGATTTGCGACAAGAATGATCAAGACCGAGAATTAGTTCCAAACAAAAAGAATGATCAAGACCGACGTCACCAGTGTGGAGTTTGTGGCAGAgaatttgaatctggtcaagcACTTGGTGGTCACATGAAGACTCATTACATATAA
- the LOC125581452 gene encoding MADS-box protein AGL72-like, protein MDSPTNHGRRMVKGKIEIKRIENLTSRQVTFSKRRKGLMKKAHELSVLCDTQVAAIVFSQKGKLYEYASSDMKKMIERCELHRREYFHEERLQKEQQVQDLKDEITIMVNSIELLQRHCRRLMGEDLDTCSVEELKEITIQIEKSLTIVRSRKAKLNEDEVGKLKAEIAGKRELLNERTRLHEMVYAYAYIYNPRTYMHVFILARPTLI, encoded by the exons ATGGATTCACCCACTAATCATGGCAGGAGGATGGTGAAAGGGAAGATCGAGATCAAGAGAATCGAAAACCTAACGAGCAGGCAAGTCACGTTCTCCAAGCGTAGGAAAGGTCTCATGAAGAAGGCTCACGAGCTTTCAGTTCTATGCGATACTCAAGTCGCAGCCATTGTCTTTTCTCAGAAAGGCAAACTATACGAATACGCTAGCTCCGA CATGAAGAAGATGATCGAACGATGTGAGTTACATAGAAGGGAATATTTTCATGAAGAGAGACTCCAAAAAGAGCAGCAGGTGCAGGATCTCAAGGATGAAATCACGATTATGGTGAACTCCATTGAACTTCTTCAACGTCATTGCCG GAGGCTAATGGGGGAAGATTTAGATACTTGTTCGGTGGAGGAGCTCAAAGAGATAACTATTCAAATTGAGAAAAGCCTTACTATTGTTAGATCAAGGAAG GCTAAGTTAAATGAAGATGAGGTGGGGAAACTAAAAGCAGAG ATTGCAGGAAAAAGAGAGCTGTTGAACGAGAGAACTAGGCTGCACGAAATGGTATACGCATACGCATATATATACAATCCAAGGACATATATGCATGTATTCATTCTTGCACGCCCTACACTTATTTAA
- the LOC106382745 gene encoding NAC domain-containing protein 100-like encodes MESFCEFQKEEEQIDLPPGFRFHPTDEELITQYLHKKVLDISFSAKAVGEVDFNKSEPWELPWMAKMGEKEWYFFCVRDKKYPTGLRTNRATEAGYWKATGKDKEIYRGKSLVGMKKTLVFYRGRAPKGQKTNWVMHEFRLEGKLSAHNLPKTAKNEWVICRVFQKTAGGKKIPISSLIRIGSLGTGFNPSPLPHLTDNSSYNDKTKTEPVYVPCFSNQTDQAQGNTLNGFISPVLNSIQADIFHRIPLYQSPMLAQERSVLQAMVDNNTRQSLKAMSVSQETAVSTDMNTDTSSDFEYGKRRLSAQEDPYSSTGLVDLEPFWNY; translated from the exons ATGGAGAGCTTTTGTGAGTTTCAGAAGGAAGAAGAGCAGATAGATCTTCCTCCAGGGTTCAGGTTTCATCCAACAGATGAAGAACTCATAACTCAATATCTCCACAAGAAGGTTCTTGACATCAGCTTCTCAGCTAAAGCTGTTGGTGAAGTTGACTTCAATAAGTCTGAGCCATGGGAGTTACCGT GGATGGCAAAAATGGGTGAGAAAGAATGGTACTTCTTCTGTGTGAGGGACAAAAAATATCCAACCGGTTTGAGGACAAACCGGGCTACTGAAGCCGGTTATTGGAAGGCCACCGGGAAAGATAAGGAGATTTACCGAGGTAAATCActtgttggaatgaagaagacACTTGTATTCTATAGAGGAAGAGCTCCTAAAGGTCAGAAAACCAATTGGGTGATGCATGAGTTTAGGCTTGAAGGAAAACTCTCTGCTCATAATTTACCTAAAACCGCAAAG AATGAATGGGTGATATGTAGAGTGTTCCAGAAGACTGCTGGAGGGAAGAAGATCCCTATTTCAAGTCTAATCCGAATCGGTTCACTTGGAACCGGCTTTAACCCTTCTCCTTTGCCCCATTTAACCGATAATTCGAGTTACAATGATAAAACCAAAACAGAACCGGTTTACGTGCCCTGCTTCTCCAACCAAACTGATCAAGCCCAAGGAAACACACTCAATGGCTTCATCAGCCCTGTTCTTAACTCGATCCAAGCCGACATTTTCCACAGGATTCCACTCTACCAAAGCCCGATGCTCGCTCAAGAACGTTCGGTTCTACAGGCTATGGTTGATAACAACACAAGGCAGAGTCTCAAAGCGATGAGTGTCTCACAAGAAACCGCAGTTTCTACTGACATGAACACTGATACTTCGTCGGATTTTGAATACGGTAAGAGACGACTCAGTGCTCAAGAAGACCCGTATTCCTCCACTGGACTGGTTGATCTTGAACCTTTCTGGAATTACTGA
- the LOC125585151 gene encoding uncharacterized protein LOC125585151, giving the protein MAETIVFWDFSGCPVPEGLPVNNAVSNIEYSIRVTGCRNLMMSRSFFVYCDAFKMCDVLGNIYFPFPMRHAGTKEERRKKVFVDFMRKAIGHRQPLNLVVIMEDISEHPEILHALEFCKGRKNINILLSQPRLDLISKELSLWLWNSLCLAECPLTAEDIEGKGEGHIKGEGRRRQRRRQRQRRRILGAQLRGV; this is encoded by the coding sequence ATGGCCGAAACAATCGTCTTCTGGGACTTCTCTGGATGCCCGGTCCCTGAGGGTCTCCCCGTTAATAATGCTGTTTCAAACATTGAATATTCGATTCGTGTTACGGGTTGCCGTAATCTGATGATGTCAAGATCATTCTTTGTTTATTGTGACGCTTTTAAGATGTGTGATGTCTTGGGGAATATCTATTTCCCATTCCCCATGCGACACGCAGGCACTAAAGAAGAGAGACGCAAGAAGGTTTTCGTGGACTTTATGCGCAAGGCTATTGGCCATCGTCAACCATTAAATCTGGTGGTAATCATGGAGGACATCTCAGAACACCCGGAGATCCTCCATGCTCTTGAGTTTTGCAAAGggagaaaaaatatcaatattcttTTATCACAGCCACGTCTTGACCTGATATCAAAGGAGCTATCATTATGGCTTTGGAATAGCCTATGTCTCGCAGAATGCCCTTTAACAGCAGAAGACATTGAAGGAAAAGGAGAAGGACACATCAAAGGAGAAggaaggagaaggcaaaggagaaggcaaaggcaAAGGAGAAGGATACTAGGAGCTCAGCTCCGAGGAGTCTGA